A genomic window from Gemmatimonadaceae bacterium includes:
- a CDS encoding (4Fe-4S)-binding protein, producing MDTEAGDERSAPGRRDYVGDGIVVHWDPVVCQHSGICARSLGRVFRPRSRPWVHVHEAGADDIAATIDRCPSGALGYTRLERDDG from the coding sequence ATGGACACCGAAGCAGGGGACGAGCGGTCGGCGCCGGGCCGGCGGGACTACGTGGGCGACGGCATCGTGGTGCACTGGGATCCGGTGGTGTGCCAACATTCGGGCATCTGCGCGCGGTCGCTGGGCCGCGTGTTCCGCCCGCGATCCCGCCCGTGGGTGCACGTGCACGAGGCCGGCGCCGACGACATCGCGGCCACGATCGACCGCTGCCCGAGCGGAGCGCTGGGCTACACGCGGCTCGAGCGCGACGACGGCTGA